A genome region from Variovorax paradoxus includes the following:
- a CDS encoding HPr family phosphocarrier protein, protein MIKKSVTISNKLGLHARASAKLTKLAGSFPCDVWLSRGDRRINAKSIMGVMMLAAGLGSTVELETNGPQEEEAMNAIVQLMDDKFGEGE, encoded by the coding sequence GTGATCAAGAAATCCGTGACCATCAGCAATAAGCTGGGCCTGCACGCACGCGCATCGGCCAAGCTGACCAAGCTCGCAGGCAGCTTTCCCTGCGACGTGTGGCTCTCGCGCGGCGACCGCCGCATCAATGCCAAGAGCATCATGGGCGTGATGATGCTGGCCGCCGGCCTCGGCTCCACCGTCGAGCTCGAAACCAACGGCCCGCAGGAAGAAGAAGCGATGAACGCCATCGTCCAGCTCATGGACGACAAGTTCGGCGAAGGCGAATGA
- a CDS encoding PTS sugar transporter subunit IIA, which yields MNSILIIAHSPFAHALRQCALHVFPDCEQVIVALDVLPNVSPEETLAAARITLDQQLRAPRSQVLVLADVFGATPCNVAQKLVDGVRSRLVAGVNLPMLLRAVTYRHEPLDTLVQRALTGGTAGVMQVAVAAPQNQAKRKHSDQEIRDHQQ from the coding sequence ATGAACAGCATCCTCATCATCGCCCACTCACCGTTCGCACATGCGCTGCGGCAGTGCGCGCTGCATGTGTTTCCCGATTGCGAGCAGGTCATCGTCGCGCTCGACGTGCTGCCCAATGTGTCGCCCGAAGAAACGCTGGCGGCGGCGCGCATCACGCTCGACCAGCAGCTGCGCGCGCCCCGCTCGCAGGTGCTGGTGCTGGCCGACGTGTTCGGTGCCACGCCCTGCAACGTGGCGCAGAAACTGGTGGACGGCGTCCGTTCGCGGCTGGTGGCGGGGGTCAATCTCCCGATGCTGCTGCGCGCAGTGACCTACCGGCACGAACCGCTCGACACACTGGTGCAGCGCGCCCTCACGGGCGGCACCGCGGGTGTCATGCAGGTGGCGGTCGCGGCTCCACAGAACCAGGCGAAAAGAAAGCACAGTGATCAAGAAATCCGTGACCATCAGCAATAA